The nucleotide window AAACTACTGCTATGAACATTTTAAAACTAAATGAGGTAGAGAAAATACAATTATGAATAAGATAATTAAATTTGGTGAAGATGTTGAAGGATATAACATCCCCGTATTAAATGAACGGGAAATAAGAGCAGCAGCAGGAATATTCTTTTTATTTATGTTAATCTCTTTAATGCTAATCCTAACTAAGGAAGATTTTTTACTGATAAAATATGTTATAATTATATTCCTTACCGATTTATTAATACGGGTCTTTGTTAATCCTAAATTTTCTCCCGCATTAATAATCGGACGTTTGATAGTCCGGAATCAGGTACCCGAATATGTTGGAGCTAAACAAAAAAAGTTTGCCTGGATAATCGGTATCGTTTTAGCAACTATGATGTTCATTTTGCTGGTTGTAATAAATGCATACAGCCTGATAACGGGTATTACCTGTCTGATTTGCCTTGTATTCCTGTTCTTTGAATCTGCGTTTGGTATTTGTTTAGGCTGTAAATTTTATTCAATGTTTTATAAAGAAAAAGCTCAATACTGCCCTGGTGAAATTTGCGATATAAAATCAAAACAAGATATTCAAAAAACATCAGTGATTCAGTTACTTATTGTTTTTGGACTTATTGCATACATATTCCTTACGGTATTTTTATTTAATGATAATTTTAGTAAAAAACCTTTCGACATGTTTGGAACAAACAGTTCTAAACAGGCTGAGATAAATACAAAGTAAAATTTATTGAAGTTACCAGGATTTTAAAGTAAAAATAGATGAATAAAAGTGGAAATTGAAATGGAAGACATTTGATTGGAAGCGCCGGGAAACCCCATCCTTCGCAAAGCTCCAAACCGCTGCTGCAAGTATATTGAACCGCAAAGCCTATTTTGAATAATGAATATTTTAGAAATAGAAATACAAACCGACAACCTTAACAAAACGCAAAAATTTTATTCTGAACTTTTGAAATTACAGACAAAAAATAAAAACCAAAACTCCATTTCGTTTTTAGCCGGGCAATCAACCTTAACTTTTATTAAATCAAATAAATTAAAACCGAAATATCATTTTGCATTTAATATCCCCCGCAATAAACTCGACGAAGCAATAATATGGACATCTGCAAAACTTGACCTTATTAAAAACGCGGACAATGAAATTGTTTCGAACTTTGAAAGCTGGAATGCAAAGGCAATTTATTTTTATGACAACAATGGGAATATTTTAGAATTCATTGCACGTTTTGACCTTGATAATGCTGCAGATGAAGCCTTTGACATTTCATCCATTCAATCTATAAGTGAAATCGGAATAGTAACGGATGCCCCAATAAAACTTGCTGATAAATTAGTTAAAGAAAAAAACTTATACTTTTTTGCAAAAGGTTCTAAAAGTGAAAAGTTTGTTACACTTGGCAGCGATAATGGTTTAATAATAATTGTAGAGACAAACAGAAAATGGTATCCGACAGAACAGGAAGCCGAAAAACATTTTACAAAAATAAAAATATCAACAAACGGTTTAACAAGAGTAATTACAATGAACGAAGAGAATGTCAGCAGGTAACCGCACATTTGCAATAGGAGGGGTTTTCCTGATGAAAAATGGCGAGACAGTTTTGCGGTTATAGATAGTTTAGTTCTTCGTATTCATCCTGAACCTTCGGGATGGTGAAAATCGCCTCCAACACTTCTGCGCATGCGCATAAAAAAACGCAACGTTTTGCTCCGCTTATGATTATACTATTATAAAAAAAAGAAAATATTTTGAATGAAGAGAAACTACTTAAGGAAGTCGAAAATGACCCTCAGAAATTCGGGGAGATATATGAGGCATTCTATAAGAAAATTTTCGGGTAGGTATTCAGAAGAACTACTAACTATGATGCAGCTAAAGATATTGCGGCTGAGACGTTCCTTAAAGCATATACCGGTATCGGAAAATTCAAGTATCGAAATATCTCAGTTCTGTACTGGCTTTACAGGATCGCCACAAATGAGCTTAATAAATATTTTAACAGCCGCAAATATTTACCGGAGTCGTTAAACAGAATCCATGAAGAGTATGGTTTTGATTTAACAGATTATTCAAATGCCGAGACCGAAAGGATACTGCTTGAAGAAGACCTTGAAAAGCACCGGGAGTTTATGAGAATAAATGTACTTATTAAAAAGCTTGATATAAAATACCAGGAAGTAATTTCATTAAGGTTCTTTGAACAGAAATCTATTAAGGAAATTGCCGTTATCCTCAATAAAAAAGAAGGAACTGTTAAATCACTCCTCTACCGGGGTATTGATAAATTAAAAGGAAAGATTAATTGGAGAAAAACATGAAAAAAGAAGATGTTGATAAAATGCTAAGCGGTATGGATCTGCCCGATCCTGAAAAGATAACGCACCAGCAGGAATTAAAAATTCCACTGTTAAGCTTTAAGAAATCATCAAGAGCAGGGTTGTGGCTGCTAGTCCTGCCAACGATAGTTGCAATTACTGTTATACTTAAATACGAACTGGGAATATTCTCATCTTTTATAGATCTCATCGGAAGCTTCTTTGATGCTATTGACAGGAACCAGTTTCTTACTTTCTTAATCCCTGTAATTTTTATAGGGCTCCCTTTAGCTGCTATGATTATAAACCTTTTGGCATTCTGCCATTTTACAGTTATAAAAGGAAAAAAAGAACTCCTTGTAACTGTTAAATACCGTCCCCTTAACATAGCAGTATTTTTATTTGCGTTTGCGATAATTGTTTACTTCCTTTTGCCGGACAGACTGTCTTTTTAACGGGGCATTAATTGTCGGTGATGAATCAGGAATGGAATATTGCAAATCAACCGGATATAAAATTCTGGCTTAATTCAATAAGCAAAATTATTATTTAAAAAATAATGAAACTAAAACCATTGAATAGAAAGTCAAAAAATGCGAAAAAAAATCTTTTTAACAATTCTGCTCACAGGACTTTCATTCGGGACAGTTTTTTCTCAAGGTTTAAATAAATCTAAACTTGACAGCTTGTTTAATATACTTATTGAAAAGAATAAGGGAATGGGCAGTTTGTCACTTTCCAAAAATGGCACTGTGCTTTATAGCAGAGCTATTGGATACAGCTTCATTTCAGGTATGGAGAAAATTTCTGCAACAGAAAAAACAAAGTATCGCATTGGATCAATCACTAAAATGTTCACTGCGACAATGATTTTCCAACTAATTGAGGAAGGAAAATTAAATCTTACAACGACATTAGATAAATACTTTCCGAAGCTTCCAAACGCAGACAAAATTACAATCAGTAATTTACTTAATCACAGAAGCGGATTACATGAATTTACAGACGACCCTGACTATGATACCTGGATGGCAGTACCGAAAACACAGGATGAAATACTTGCACTCATCTCTAAACATAACGTTGATTTTCAACCTAATGAAAAAGCGGATTACAGCAATTCAAACTACGTTATTTTAGGATACATCTTAGAAATGGTTTCTAAACAGTCCTATTTAAAAAATTTAGAGGAAAGAATAACTTCTAAAATTGGTCTTTCAAATACTTACGCGGGTAGTAAGATTAATAAAAATAATAATGAAAGTTTTTCATATCGGTTTGATGGTAATTGGGAACAAGCAAACGAAACTGACATGAGTATCCCGAGTGGAGCAGGCTGTATTGTTTCAACACCGACCGACTTAACCAAGTTTATTGAAGCATTATTTTCTTTAAAACTCGTTTCAGAAAATAGTCTAACCCAAATGAAAACCATCACAGATAACTATGGAATGGGGATGCGACAAATCCCTTTCTATACAAAAAGAGCCTACGGACACAATGGACGCATAGATGGCTTTGTATCAAATTTGGCTTATTTTCCTGAGGATAGTTTAGCAATCTCATTTTGTTCTAACGGTGAAATATACCCTGTAAACGGGATCTTAATTGGTGTGTTAAGCATTTATTTTAATAAAGAATATTCTATACCGACATTTAATGACATTTCTATAACGACAGAAGACTTAGACAAATATTTAGGAGTGTATTCAACACCTGAACTTCCGGCGTTAACGATAATTATAACAAAAGATAATCTGATATTGATGGCTCAAGGTACAGGTGAGCCTGCTATTCCATTAGAGGCAACTGAAAAAGACATATTTGAGTTTTTAAGAGCAGGAATAAAATTGGAATTTAAACCAACTAAAAATCAGATGATATATTCACAAGGCGGAGAATCTTTTACTATGACAAGGGAGTAAATCAACAAACCCCTAATAGCAGGTTGGCAAAATGGCGGCTGATGAATTTATGATTTATAAAATTATTTTTTTATCTTAGCGCAAGAAATAAATACAGCCATTTATGGCACAAAGCCAGTGGCAATGCCATTGTATATGTGCATGTTTATGGGTGGGATAAATAAGTTAGCCATCATTTTGAGACGACCCAAGATAAAAGACAATAAAACGGAAAAAAAATGTATAATTTTTCATACTTTAAAGAAAAAGACAAGCAGACAATTTTGGATTTTATAGAGGAAAACCCGTTTGCATTTATGACAGGAAGTTTTTTATCGGGTGGACAAGTTGCAACACAAATTCCAATTTTATTTGAAGAAAGGAATGGCGAACTGTTTTTGCAGGGACATATTATGCGAAACACTGACCATCATAAAGCTTTCGTTGAAAACCCTAATGCTTTGCTTGTGTTTACTGGACCGAGTTGCTATGTAAGTGCTTCTTGGTATAGCAATCCACAAATTGGTTCTACTTGGAATTATATGAGTGTTCATACAGGCGGACAAGTCAATTTTATGTCAAATGACGAACTAATAGCATTTATGCGAAAATTGACATTGAAATTCGAAAAAGGCAATGCACAATCGCTAACATTCTACGACAATCTTCCTGACAGTTTTTTAAGTAAGATGATGCCAGCCATTGTTGGTTTTGAAATTAAAGCAGAAAAATTAGAGAATGTATTTAAACTCAGCCAGAACAGAGATAAAAAAAGTTATCTCAATATTATTTCAAAACTTGAAGAGCAAGGTGGAAACAGTGCTTTAATCGCATTAGAAATGAGAAAGAGAAAAGACGAACTATTTCCTGCTGACGTTGAATGGGATGGTTCAAAATTTGACTCGTGAGAACTAATAAACAACGAACCGCTAACAAGGAGTTTGCGATAGCGCTGATAGTGACAAACGGAAACATTAAGATAAAAAATGACAACTGAAATTATAACAACAACACCTGATTGTGAAATTGTAAGTTCAAGAATTTTTAACACATCAAGAGAACTTGTTTTTCTTGCTTGGGCTGACCCAAACCATCTAAAAAAATGGTGGGGACCGGCAGGTTTTACAAATACCTTTAATGAATTTGACTTTCGAGTAGGCGGAAAATGGAGTTTTATAATGCACGGACCTGACAAAGGAAACTATGCAAATGAATGTGAGTTCATAAAAATAGACATACCATCACTTATAGCTTGGAAACGATTTTCAAAACCACTTTTTCAAGTAGTTGCGACATTTGAAGAAGTGTCTAAAGGCAAGACGAAACTTATTTTTAAAATGCTATTTAACTCAGCAGATGATTGCAGAAAAGTAAAGGCTTTTGCGGTTGACAAAAACGAAGAAAATTTTGACAGATTAGAATATGAATTAACTAAAATGTTTTTATAAATAAGTCAATTGACAAATATGCCA belongs to Ignavibacteriales bacterium and includes:
- a CDS encoding DUF4395 domain-containing protein; translation: MNKIIKFGEDVEGYNIPVLNEREIRAAAGIFFLFMLISLMLILTKEDFLLIKYVIIIFLTDLLIRVFVNPKFSPALIIGRLIVRNQVPEYVGAKQKKFAWIIGIVLATMMFILLVVINAYSLITGITCLICLVFLFFESAFGICLGCKFYSMFYKEKAQYCPGEICDIKSKQDIQKTSVIQLLIVFGLIAYIFLTVFLFNDNFSKKPFDMFGTNSSKQAEINTK
- a CDS encoding VOC family protein, whose product is MNILEIEIQTDNLNKTQKFYSELLKLQTKNKNQNSISFLAGQSTLTFIKSNKLKPKYHFAFNIPRNKLDEAIIWTSAKLDLIKNADNEIVSNFESWNAKAIYFYDNNGNILEFIARFDLDNAADEAFDISSIQSISEIGIVTDAPIKLADKLVKEKNLYFFAKGSKSEKFVTLGSDNGLIIIVETNRKWYPTEQEAEKHFTKIKISTNGLTRVITMNEENVSR
- a CDS encoding RNA polymerase sigma factor encodes the protein MAAETFLKAYTGIGKFKYRNISVLYWLYRIATNELNKYFNSRKYLPESLNRIHEEYGFDLTDYSNAETERILLEEDLEKHREFMRINVLIKKLDIKYQEVISLRFFEQKSIKEIAVILNKKEGTVKSLLYRGIDKLKGKINWRKT
- a CDS encoding serine hydrolase, with protein sequence MRKKIFLTILLTGLSFGTVFSQGLNKSKLDSLFNILIEKNKGMGSLSLSKNGTVLYSRAIGYSFISGMEKISATEKTKYRIGSITKMFTATMIFQLIEEGKLNLTTTLDKYFPKLPNADKITISNLLNHRSGLHEFTDDPDYDTWMAVPKTQDEILALISKHNVDFQPNEKADYSNSNYVILGYILEMVSKQSYLKNLEERITSKIGLSNTYAGSKINKNNNESFSYRFDGNWEQANETDMSIPSGAGCIVSTPTDLTKFIEALFSLKLVSENSLTQMKTITDNYGMGMRQIPFYTKRAYGHNGRIDGFVSNLAYFPEDSLAISFCSNGEIYPVNGILIGVLSIYFNKEYSIPTFNDISITTEDLDKYLGVYSTPELPALTIIITKDNLILMAQGTGEPAIPLEATEKDIFEFLRAGIKLEFKPTKNQMIYSQGGESFTMTRE
- a CDS encoding FMN-binding negative transcriptional regulator, which produces MYNFSYFKEKDKQTILDFIEENPFAFMTGSFLSGGQVATQIPILFEERNGELFLQGHIMRNTDHHKAFVENPNALLVFTGPSCYVSASWYSNPQIGSTWNYMSVHTGGQVNFMSNDELIAFMRKLTLKFEKGNAQSLTFYDNLPDSFLSKMMPAIVGFEIKAEKLENVFKLSQNRDKKSYLNIISKLEEQGGNSALIALEMRKRKDELFPADVEWDGSKFDS
- a CDS encoding SRPBCC family protein — protein: MTTEIITTTPDCEIVSSRIFNTSRELVFLAWADPNHLKKWWGPAGFTNTFNEFDFRVGGKWSFIMHGPDKGNYANECEFIKIDIPSLIAWKRFSKPLFQVVATFEEVSKGKTKLIFKMLFNSADDCRKVKAFAVDKNEENFDRLEYELTKMFL